The Salegentibacter sp. Hel_I_6 region AGAAAGAAGAGGGCTGGCAGTTACTCTTTGACGGAGAAAGTACAGAAGGTTGGAGAGGTTATGGAAAAGAATCGTTTCCTGATGGATGGGTTATTGAAGACGGGGCCTTGAAGGTCCAGGGAAGTGGTGCCGGCGAAGCCGGTGGTGGTGGTGACATTATATACAAGGATGAATTTAAGGATTTCGAACTTTCCCTGGAGTGGAAAGTTTCGGAAGGAGGAAATAGCGGGATTTTCTACCTGGCAGAGGAGATAGAAGGCGAACCTATATATACCTCAGCCCCCGAATTCCAGATATTAGATAATGAAAGACATCCTGATGCTAGGTTAGGAAAAGATGGAAACCGTAAGTCCGCCTCTTTATATGACTTAATACCGGCTGATCCTCAGAATGCCAAACCCGTTGGAGATTGGAATGAAGTGTCTATAATTGTATACCGTGGTACGGTAATTCACACCCAGAACGGGGAAACTGTAGTGGAATACCATTTATGGACAGATGAGTGGAAAGAAATGGTTGCAAACAGCAAATTTAAGGACTGGGAGAACTTTGTGAACGCAGGTGGAGATGATAAGAAAGGTTACATAGGATTACAAGACCACGGAGATGATGTTTGGTTTAGAAACATTAAAATTAAAAAGCTTTAAATACCAGTAATAGGACTATCTCATGAACTGTGTAAATAGAAAAATAACAGGGGTCGCGACCCCTGTTATTTTTTTGTCTAATTTAAAAATTTAACACAGTATGAAAAAAGAAAATTTATTTAGCGATGAATTTTTGAAGCGTTTCAAAAGCGGTAATGGCTTTTTAAAGCGGCAGAAACGTGACATCAAGAAAATGTTCGAAGGGGAACTCGATGACCATTTTGACTATATTAAAGCCAAAAGTCTGACAATCCCAATACCCGCATTTGGTCAAAAAAAAGGTACGTACTCCTCTTGGGGAATCCCAGATACAGGTCTCCAGGAACCTTAATACTTCCTTTAATCAGATGATTGTTCCAAACCGTGGGAATATGGTTTATGGTATTGAAAATGTCATCGTATCGCTTTATGCCAAAAGAATGAGCAATAGAGATATTGAAAAACAGATCAGGGAAGCTTATAATTTTGAAGTTTCCACTTCTACTATTTCCAGGATTACCGAAAAGGTCCCTGAAGATATAGTGGCCCTGGCAGAACCGTCTATTAGAACCCGTTTATTTTATTGTTTGGATAGATGGGATCGTCTTGAACTCCAAGGTGATCAAAAAGAAAATAAACATAGCACTAGGACTCCGCGGAGATGGTAAGAAAGAAGTATTGGAACTTTGGCTGGGTAAAAATGAATCTGCAGCCTTCTGGATGAGTGTCCTTAACAATATAAAACCCAAGGGAGCAGAAGATACACTAATCACGTCCACCGATAACCTAAACGGGTTTACCGATACCATCAAGAACGTATTCTCTGAGTTCAGAACCCAAATTTGCGTGGTGCATCAAATACGAAATGCCTGCAGGTATGTGGTATGGAAGGACAAGAAAGCCTTTACAGCAGATATGAAATATATCTATAATACATCAATACACCTAACCAGCAAGATGCCAAAGCTGCACTAAATGATTTTGCAGAGCTATGGGAAGGTAAGTACTTGTATGCAGAGAAGAGCTGGCGGGACAACTGGGAAGATCTTACCGTATTATTTAAGTTCCCACTGGAAATAAGAAAGATCATTTATACCAAGAACCTTATCGAGAACCTCCAAGGGAAAATCAGAAAGTACACCAAAAATAAATTGTCTTTCCTTGTAGATGAGACAGCGATGAGATCGGTATATTTAGCTATCAGGAACTGGGGCATTATCTTAAATCAGTTCCTTACGATCTATGAAAAAAGGGTCAGACTTTAAAAAGTACAACCCCTGTTATTTTAACTTTACACACTTTACGGGATAGTGTCCTGAAAACAGAGTTTCCTATTTAGCTTTTGAAAACTCCTTATTAGCAAAATCCAACAATAGCGGAAATGCTGGATGTCTCATATCATGCCCATATCCATCCAATTCATAAATTTCAATATCCTTATGCCCGTTTATTTTCATCATGCGATGGAAATAAGCGTTTTCCTCGTACCTCCCGAGCATTTCCAGATCCCGATCCCCGGTTATTAATAAAGTAGGTGGAGCATCTCCCCTTACATAATATAAAGGTGCTAATTCATCAACAACAGGTTTTTCTCCCGGAATTCCCCGTTCATTTCTAATTGTAAAATGGGTTATGGTATGTCCGCTAAATGGAATAAGGCCAGCAATTTGATTTGCATCTAGATCGTATTCCTTTAGGTAAGCTCTATTCATTACACTCATCAAGGCAAGGTAGCCTCCAGCTGAATGTCCAGAAACAAAGATATTCTTCGGATCACCATTATATTTATCAATGTTCCTGATTATCCAGGCAATTGCACCGGCAGCATCCCTGATACTGGTTTCAGCATTTACAAGAGGTGAAAGCCTATAACCTACCCCTACCACGCAATAGCCATTTTTGGTAAGCTGCTTCGGAATTTCTTTTTCTCCTCCTGTAAGTCCGCCCCCGTGAAACCGTATTATGACGGGAGCTTTCTCCCCGGAATCAGGATAGTGAATATCTAAAAGGCACATTTCCTTTTGATAATCAGAAGACTCATCTTTTAATATTTCGTGGTAAGCAATATCCTGCTCCTCTGTATAATTTAGCTCCTGGGCATTTACCCATATAGGAATTAAAATCAATAAGCATTTGAAGCTCAAATTCATTATTTAGTAGCTTTAATTAGCTCTCTTGGTCAAAATAAGATCATTACGGAACTCTCTGAAGGAATTATCAAAGTACTTTATATTCTATAAATAAAAGACTATCTTTCTCTAAATACCACTCAATACAAGTTACTATTTGGTAATGACCTCTACCTCTCCTCCCTTTTGAAACAAATCATGAGAGATAAAGTACCCTTGCAGTTCTGTATCATTTACCATTATTTGTTTAAGAGTTCGACCTTCATTTGCTTTATTTATCGTAAATGTTTTACCATTAGGCAGGTTCCATAAAACTTTATCAAAAATAGGGACGGTCACCAAATATTCAGGATCTGCCGGGGATAAGGGATAAAGTCCCATAGCGGAAAAAACATACCAGGAAGACATTTCCCCTGCATCATCCATACCCGAAAGTGCCAGGCCATCTTCTCCTACTCCATAAAAATTTTCCAAGATATTATCAATTATTTCCTGAGATTTTTCAGGCTTATCAACGAAATAGTAAGAAAATGGAGCCTCGTGAGCAGGTTGGTTTCCATGGGAATACTGACCGATAAAACTGGCTACATTTCTTGCAATATGATCTGGGTTCCAGGGCAATGTAAATAATGAATCCAACTTTTCTTCAAAATTATCTGCCCCACCATATAGTTTCACTAACTCAGGCATATCGTGAGGTGCAAAAAAAGAAACCTGCCAGGCATTGGCCTCGCGGTACATGTATTCATAATAGGGTTGCTCGGTATCAAACGGACTAATCCAGTCGCCATTTTCCAGCCTTCCGCGCATAAAATTGGTCGAAGTATCAAAAACGTTTTTATAATTTTTAGATCGCTTTATTAAATCTTCATATTTTTCTTCATCGCCTAAGGCTTTTGCCATTTGCGCTAGAGAGTAATCATCATAGGCATATTCTAAAGTTTTAGAAACACCGGCTTTAGCCTTGGTTTCTACTTTAGGGTTTTCAACATCAGGATCCGAGATATAACCTTTTTCAATATATTCTTTGATATGAGGCCGGGGGCCATCTTCTTTATAGGCGTTATTCAGTAGAAGCTCAAAAGCCATTTCTACATCAAATTCGGTATTTCCTCTTAAATAAGTTCCTGCAATAAACGGTGCCGCGTGGTCCCCGTGGAAAAATGTAGGAATAAAGCCAGTGTTTTCGCCTTTATCAATTAGGGTTTTGATAATCTCCGTGGTAACATCGGGAGAGACTATACTAAGCAGCACCAGTTTATTTCTGTAAGTATCCCAGAATGAAGGATTGGTATAATAATTAAAATCTTTTTTCTGAATTTCTCCATTTACATCTTTATACTCCATATTTACATCACTTCTAAGTGCGGGCCATAGAAAGGACCTGTAAAACGAAGAGTAGAACATTTCATCCTGTTTCTCGTTACCACCTAACACTTCAATAGTTGAAAGTAATTTTTCCCAGGCATCTTTCGCCCTGGTTCTTATTTCTTCAAAACCGCTGTCCCCTATTTCTGTTTTCATATTCTCCTCAGCATTACTAACGCTTACAAAGGACAAACCGATTTTAAGGTTCACAGGACCTGTCCCGTCTTCGAGTATTAAAACAGAGTATCCGTCTTTTTTCCCCATTCCTTTCAAATCCAGCCCCTTGATATTGATATTGGTTTCAGCATAAAAATGAATTTTGTCGCCCCCGACTTGTTGGAACCCGGATACTGAATTTTCATTCTCCTGCCTAATTTCCCAATCCGATACGCCATGGTTGGCCTTAGCTAGATCAAAAAGTATTTTTCTATGGGTTTCATTTTCATAAGTATACTCATGGAAACCGCTTCTCAAGGTAGAGGTAAGCCTAACATTCACTCCATAATCATCAAGTTTAACTTGGTAGTATCCAGGCGAGGCTGATTCATTCTTGTGAGAAAAGGAAGATTTAAAAGGTGCTTCCGCCTTACCGGATAAAGGAAGAATAGGGATATTACATAAATTCCAATGTCCTTTATTTGTATGGGTAAATCCGAGTATTTGAGTATCTTCATATTCGTATCCTGCGCCTGTCCCATATTCAGTTATTGGGCTAAGTTGGACCATTGCATTAGGTAAAGAGGAACCTGGAAAAACTAATCCTGCCCAAACCCTCCATCCATCTGGCGGAGTATATCCGATAAATTCAGGGTCAGTTAAGGGAGCCGTCCCAATAAATGGATTGACAAGGGAGGTATACGATCTATCGATTTTATCAACTTCATCGCTCTCTTTTTCTTTCTTAGAGGAATTGCAAGAAACAATTAATAGAAATACAAACAATAAAGGAATTTTTCCTGCCAGAAAATAAAGGTGTTTTGGTGGATTCATCGTCGTTATAGTTTGAATTCCTATTCTAAAAGAGCTTTTGCTTCCATGAGCATAACCCCGCTTAATTGGGTTGATAAATCAACACGACCACTGGGTTCGTCATTCCAATTAGGGCCGGCAAGCCCTGCACTGGTTAAACCGTTATGATATAAGGTTTCTGCGTTAAAAAGAACAAATTCTTCAAATTCATTCCTTTTACCATCCGGAAGATCCGGATTAAGGGCTAGCTGAGTGAAATACCTAACTAATATGCCTTTAAAAAGTCCGCCATCACCTTGTCCTTCATTTTTTAAAACTCCACCTGTAGTTAATTCTCCAGGCGCCACAACTGAACTCGCTGATTTGATAGCATCATCTAAATACATACCCTCACCGGTCGCCTGATGTAATAAGTTGGCAGCACCAATATAAGTTCCCACATTATATGTGAAAATCCAGTCACGATTTATAATTGCCTCCCCATCGTGGTAATCGATATTATCCCACACTAAACCAGACTCTGGATCCACCAGGGTATCTTTTAGCCAGTGGTAAATTTTCTTTGCCCATTCAAGGTCTTCCTCATCCTGATCTATTTCGTAAAGATAAAGTGCAAATATAGCTGCGGGGCCGTTAGAACACGCGTTCTTACTATTGGGCGTATCTGTCTTCCAGGCAATACCTCCGCCGTGGACATCACTCCAGCCTTGTTTTGTTTCCTCCCACAACAAGTCAGCAACTTCTTTGTATTGTTGATCATTTGTAAGCTTGTAGGTCCTTAGACAGGCTATTCCCAACCATTCCATATCATCTATAAATACGTTTTCGTACTTATTTCCATTTCGTACTTCAATTCCCTCTAACAAAGACTTCATTTTTGGCAGATAAGACTCATCTCCTGTTCTCTCGTACCCATCAATCAGGACATCTAACATATGAGCATTCCACCAGTAGTTAAAATTTTCATTTCCTTCATTGTCTTGCCGGAAAGTTCCATTCGAAGTAAGATAAATATTATACGTTTGCTCCTGTAGATTTTCTGCTACCTCTCCCCAGTCAGCCACCTCATCGTCCTCTTCTTCACCGGGTTCAACAGGTTGTTCCTCTTCCTCCTCCTGAACATCATCAATGCCATCATCATCTGCAGAGCAGGAAATTAAAAATAGCATGCTGCTCAAAAAAAAGATTCCAAATTTTAAAATTCTCATTTTAACATAATTTTATACTGCAAGAAATACAGCTTTTAATAATTCTTTGAAAATAGTCAAGCTAATATACTAAATCGTTTTAGTTTAAAAAAATGTTAGTTGGATTAAGTGCTTATTTAAAAGGTCTATTTTCCTTTTTGTATCGTAGAATTACGCGGAAATAGTTTTGCGCTTAATATTATTTCTTTTGAAGGCAAGTTCTTATTAGAATTCTTAAGCATACCCAACATTAATTTCATTAATTCCGAAGCCATTTCATCTTTCGGTTGGGCAATTGCAGAAATTGTTGGAGTGTGGATTTTAAAGAATTCATGATCATCAAAAGTCAGAATTCCAAATTTATCGATAAGCTCTGGAGAATTTTCCTTAAAAACCTCGAGCCCGCTTTGCGTTAAATAATTTGTAGAGAAATAAATAGCATCCAGGTCTTCTTTAAAAATAAAATCTTTTATCAATTCCTTTCTGCGTTGATGATTCCCTCCCTCAAACTCAATCTCCAATACTTTATGAGCAAATCCATTTTCGTTAATTGCCTTAAGATATCCCTTCTTTCTGTTTGCCATTTGGGTCTGATCGGTGGCGAGTGTAATAAAACCAATTTTTTTAAAACCATTCTCAATCAAATGGAGAGCTGCTCTGTAGGAGGCTTCCTCATTATCTATTCCCACATAATTAGTTTTTAAACCTGGAAAATAACGGTCAAATAAAATTACTGGAATATTCTCAGTGATTAATTTTTCTATATCATCCCTAATTCCTGGACTTGGATTTATGATGTAACCATCTACCTGCCTATCTTTGAAAAGTTGAATAAGATCCCTGGATTTTTTATCTCTATTTTCATTACTGCAAAAAAGAACTTTATAATCTTTTTCATAAGCCAGGTCTTCTATTTTTCGCGCTATACTGGCGAAAAAATGGTTTGAAATATCCTCCACCATAAAAACTATAATTTTGGATTTCCCCGTACGTAAACTTTGAGCAAGCTGATTTGGTTTATAATTTATTTCTTTGACATAAGCTAAAACTCTTTCTATCATCTCATCAGATATCTTCTTTTCCTTAGCTTTCCCATTCAAAACAAACGAGACGGTAGTAGGTGAGATGTTTAATTTTTCCGCAATTCCTTTTACAGAATGTTTTTTAGCTTTTTTCATAAATATACCTCTATTAATAGTAAGAACCTTGGCTTGAAATTTTATTAGCCGGGTTTAATTAAAATTAAATTTTACTGCTCAACAAATAAAAAAAGAATAATTAATTAAAACACTATTAATAGGGGAATAAAACACTATAAATATGATTTTGATTAGAATTTTCAATTGAATTGAAGTAAAAAGCCTTCAGGATTACTTTTAATTCAATTTCTACATAACCCTTAAAAGATATTCCTTTCTGCCCCATGGAAACGGCAGTTTCATCGTTGATTTCCATTCGAACAAACTATTTAATTATTCAGTTTCCGCCACGAACTTCTTAGTCTGATTAATTAAAGCCCTATTCTGTATTTTTATCTTTCTAAAGATTAATTATCCCTAACTGTAGTCAATAAAAGTTCATAGGGTTTATCGTATTCTATTTTATATCCCAATGAACATATCTTTTCTTTGTAAAACACCAATGATCCATCACAACACTGACTTCTAACCCGGGTTCAATCCTCAAGCCAGACGGGTTGTGTAAAAGCCCCGTTAGCGGCTGCATCCCATACTTCAAGCCTTACCCATTTTCTATCTTGGAGCTCGGCGTCAAACCTAAACTTCTCTTTTCCAAAGGCTTTGGTATGGGTTAAATCCATTCTTTCCCTGAAAACCTCATTCCCGTCACCTGATATGATCTCTACAAAATTGAGTGGAAAAGTCCAATCGATTTCTAAAGCAATTTCTGCCTTTCCATTTCTTTTCAACTTCAAGGTTTCACCCGATCCTTTCCCACCCACTGTGAAAACAGGTAATATAATTTCTCCCGTAGAGACAAAAAATCTCCCATTTTCCATGGCATCCAGTACACTGGGCCAGCCTCCTCAAATTTTGGGAGTTCGTCTAACTGCAAATAATTAATATTCATATTGCCATATAATTCATAATCTGGCTCTATTTTAAACAAATCTGCTTCAGCTATCACGTACTTTTTATGACCCCAGTTAGCCATATCGTCCATTACATCCAAAACTCTTTTCCCCAACCTTTCCTGAGACAAATCGGCCGGCATTGCTTTCCATGCCACACCCAAAAAACGATCAGATTGAAAAAATTCCTCATCCTTATAATTATCCGGGTATCCGGTAGAGCCCTTAATTCTAGCATGGGCAGTCCAGGCCAATCCGTCCTCTTCTTCCAGCAGTCGCAACATTTCTTTTTTATTCCCAACCCGATATACTTTTCCGTATTCGGGATGTTTCTCTACAAAAGGCTCTCCTTCTGCCCTGGACATGATCCAGTAAACAGGCTTCGGAAAAAGATTCATCCAATGTCCTCCAAAATGACTGTTGGGTTCTTCCCCGGGTAGCATTAGAAAATCTCCGGTAGAAAGCCTTTTACATTCTTCAAACATTTTATGAAATTCGGGCAGTCTTCTTGGACCTGGATCCCGTGGGTTTCCTGCTAGATGAAACTCTCCCAAGTGCATTATATTTACTCCTGCATCACGCAAAGCTTCTACATGACCGGGTATTTCAGGCAAAGGTTTATGAGTAAGCACATCCATTACGTGCTCTGTATGAAAGTGACTTGCCATTGTGTAGTATCCTTCCAATGGTTTATATTCATCATCGTGGGTAAATCTTTTAACCTAACTAAGAACTTTTCCGTCTTTTTCATTACTTATCAAAATGAAGAAATTTAATCGCTGCCTGGTTCCAGGCGGTGCATTAAACCACGGAACATGCCGCCTGTCTCCCAACATCTCGTGCCTAATTCCTATTCCAAATTCGGATACTTTACCACTGTAATCTTTGCCATACCAAGTATATTTCAAATTATAGGCATTATCAAGTGGGTAAAAATATTGGTGAGGTGGCGGAAATACGGCCAAACTTCCTTGTTTAGTCTGCCCGATAACTGTCCTGTATTTTACTGCCAGGTTTTTGCCTTTTGTTTCTGAATCAACTTTGGCGTTTTGTAAATAACCATCTGTATTGGCCCAAAATACTTCCTCCCAGTGGTCGGCTGACCCAGATAAACCGGCATCATAAATAATAGCGCGCGAATCTCTTTCAGTAGCGATTACCACGGCAATATTTAATAATGGGCTTCCATTAAACAAAGTGATTTCAAGAGATCCATTAAATTCTCCAGCCCTAACTTCCGATATAGAAATTTTAGTTCGGGAGCCTTCGCTTATTACACGTACCTCCCGTTTCTCTAAATTTACAAGATGAGTTTCATAAGGTTTATAGGCTGTTTGATCAAAAAATATGTTCCAGCCATTCCTTTTCTCCAAATCACGCTCCCCCACCGAGAGAAGAAAAACAGGCTCAAGATTAGATGCAATCTCTGAAATGTTTTCTTCTTTTATTAGTTCTATTTTATTAAAAAGCGGTTGATCTCTTTTCAGGTTGAAGTATACTTTCCCTGTTTCATGCTCTCCAGAAGGCCAGGTGACTTCCAAGATTTCATCCTCAATAGATATTGAAGCCTCTCCTTTCTTATCGAAGCTTTTTAGATCAATGGGAACCTGGGATATAACGGCTACTGGATATAAAGCTACAACGAAGAGTAAAAATTCAATTCTCACTCCCATTAAGGAAAATCGTTTGCGTGTTTCTTTATTGCATATCATTTTACCCTGTTATTAAAATTAGACATCTTTCAAATCATTCCCATTTAAGAATACACACTCTTTAACTTTAGTCTTCCAGGCATTCCCAGTTCCATAGTGCTGGTATCCCAAAAACATTACTTCGCAAACTGGGATTTTTTTCCTTACCGGGACTTAAATGTAAAATCAAGAAAATACGTACATACGAAATCTGAGCTGTAACCTTAGAATATGTCAAAACCTATCACTATCTTTTTCAAGCTACCCTGAGTTAAATGTTCTAGCCTCATTCCCCTGAAAGCCTTAGTTAGTTCAATCTTGGTAAGTCGTTCATCAATTTCATCACCGAAGAAATAAAATATAAATACTCGCCTTTTTCATCAATTTAGTATTTATTTGACATTTAAAGCATCAATAACTTCCTGGTTTGCTTTACTGATGCGCTTTATATTCATTTTGTCCTTTTTACGATCATAAGTCATCAAACCATTAACTTCTCCTTCAACATCAGTAGTTTGAGTATATACAGCACCTGAAAAACCGGCTCTAACGAGATCTTTAAGCGTTTCTGCATATTCAATATATTTGTCCGTAACTTCTTTGGTACTTTCAAACTGTACATAGCCCCAATTCTTATCTGTTGCCCAAAGATGACCCTCCATAGGCAGCCCGATTCCTCCATACTCGCCTAAGACGGTTACGCGGTTAGCATCGTAAAGGTACAGTTGGGGATCTGGATACTGATGTAGGTCCAGGATATCTCCAGTTTGAAAATGATTCCCTCCACTAGCAGAGTTTATTAGTCTACTTGGATCATAATTACTGGTCCACTCTGTAATTTCCTCGGTCTTAAATTGTCCCCAGGCTTCGTTAAATGGGACCCACATGACGATACTGGGATATGGTCGCAGGTAATCCATGATTTCTTGCCATTCTTCACGGAAAATTTCTTCTGATTCAGAAGACCTTACCAGTTCATTACCCTCGAAATACTTACGCATCTGCCAGTCTTTCTGTTGATCTCCGCTGGGCATATCCTGCCATACCAGAATGCCTAATTCATCACAATGGGTATACCAGCGAGCCGGTTCAACCTTAACGTGTTTTCGAATCATATTATACCCCATTTCCTTTGTCTTTACAATATCATACTTCAATGCTTCATCAGTAGGAGCTGTGTACAGACCGTCAGGCCACCAGCCTTGATCTAAAGGCCCAAAATGGAAATAATCTTCATTATTTAATTGCATTCGAACTATTCCATTTTCATCTCTCTTTTTGGATATTTTACGCATTGCGAAGTAGCTTTTTACCTCGTCAACTGTTTCTTTATCTCTTATAAGCTTAATAATTGTTCTGTATAGAAATGGGGATTCAGGCGACCAAAGCTTTGGATTACTGAGAAATATATCTGAACTTTCCCCGGCGGCAAATTTTGACCTGTTAATTTCTTTACCATCTTCTAAAACTATGACTTCTACAATATCTCCGGCTTGGAAGTCTGTAGTTTTTGCCTCCAATTTTACGGTATTGTTATCAATATCAGGAGTGAAATTGATTTTTTTAAAACTTTTGCGATTAACTGGCTCTAACCATACTGTTTGCCATATACCAGTTACTGGAGTATAGTATATTCCCTCTGGTTCCCTAACTTGCTTTCCCCTGGGTTGAGGGCCTTCATTTGTAGGGTCCCAAACTCTTATGCTTATTTCCTGCTCTCCATCTTTTAGAAATGGGGTAATGTCAAATGAAAATGGTGTATATCCCCCAGTGTGACTTCCAATTTTCACATTATTGATCCAAATTTCAGTCTTCCAATCAACGGCCCCGAAATTTAATTTTATATTCTTGCCATTCCATTCCTGGGGAATTGTAAAATTCCGATCATACCATAAAACCTGGGAGGGCTCCACCCTTTTCATCACTCCGGATAAACTGGATTCTATGGGAAACGGCACCAATATTTCTCCATCAGGAACTGATGGTTTATCTGTGTTTCTATCAGCTATACTATACTCCCATAGGCCATTTAAATTTTTCCAATCCTCCCGTTCCATTACTGGACGCGGATATTCCGGTAATACGTTATCCGGATTAACCTCGTTGGCCCATTCGGTTTTTAGCTTTTCGCCGGCAGGTTCCCATTGAGCAAAAATTAAATTAGAACATAATATAAATGCATACGATAAAAATAATCTGGTTAGATTCATAATTTTTTAATTTAATACTTGTAAAATTCAGATTCTTAAAACTATAAAAATAAAACTAAAACGTTTTAGTTTTATTAAAAAAATTTTAGGAACAAAAGAAGAAACCGTGGGGTTACCCACGGTTTTTGATTCTTCACTATATTTTAAGCAAAGTCAAA contains the following coding sequences:
- a CDS encoding DUF1080 domain-containing protein; translation: MKYLPKIKKKTIALPLFLLGVIFTGCKDQKEANNDNENAGIETNSEEVEDKAGLNTLSAKEKEEGWQLLFDGESTEGWRGYGKESFPDGWVIEDGALKVQGSGAGEAGGGGDIIYKDEFKDFELSLEWKVSEGGNSGIFYLAEEIEGEPIYTSAPEFQILDNERHPDARLGKDGNRKSASLYDLIPADPQNAKPVGDWNEVSIIVYRGTVIHTQNGETVVEYHLWTDEWKEMVANSKFKDWENFVNAGGDDKKGYIGLQDHGDDVWFRNIKIKKL
- a CDS encoding transposase, whose protein sequence is MVKKKVRTPLGESQIQVSRNLNTSFNQMIVPNRGNMVYGIENVIVSLYAKRMSNRDIEKQIREAYNFEVSTSTISRITEKVPEDIVALAEPSIRTRLFYCLDRWDRLELQGDQKENKHSTRTPRRW
- a CDS encoding transposase, with the protein product MNSKVIKKKINIALGLRGDGKKEVLELWLGKNESAAFWMSVLNNIKPKGAEDTLITSTDNLNGFTDTIKNVFSEFRTQICVVHQIRNACRYVVWKDKKAFTADMKYIYNTSIHLTSKMPKLH
- a CDS encoding transposase, whose protein sequence is MNTPNQQDAKAALNDFAELWEGKYLYAEKSWRDNWEDLTVLFKFPLEIRKIIYTKNLIENLQGKIRKYTKNKLSFLVDETAMRSVYLAIRNWGIILNQFLTIYEKRVRL
- a CDS encoding alpha/beta hydrolase, with protein sequence MNLSFKCLLILIPIWVNAQELNYTEEQDIAYHEILKDESSDYQKEMCLLDIHYPDSGEKAPVIIRFHGGGLTGGEKEIPKQLTKNGYCVVGVGYRLSPLVNAETSIRDAAGAIAWIIRNIDKYNGDPKNIFVSGHSAGGYLALMSVMNRAYLKEYDLDANQIAGLIPFSGHTITHFTIRNERGIPGEKPVVDELAPLYYVRGDAPPTLLITGDRDLEMLGRYEENAYFHRMMKINGHKDIEIYELDGYGHDMRHPAFPLLLDFANKEFSKAK
- a CDS encoding GH92 family glycosyl hydrolase, which encodes MNPPKHLYFLAGKIPLLFVFLLIVSCNSSKKEKESDEVDKIDRSYTSLVNPFIGTAPLTDPEFIGYTPPDGWRVWAGLVFPGSSLPNAMVQLSPITEYGTGAGYEYEDTQILGFTHTNKGHWNLCNIPILPLSGKAEAPFKSSFSHKNESASPGYYQVKLDDYGVNVRLTSTLRSGFHEYTYENETHRKILFDLAKANHGVSDWEIRQENENSVSGFQQVGGDKIHFYAETNINIKGLDLKGMGKKDGYSVLILEDGTGPVNLKIGLSFVSVSNAEENMKTEIGDSGFEEIRTRAKDAWEKLLSTIEVLGGNEKQDEMFYSSFYRSFLWPALRSDVNMEYKDVNGEIQKKDFNYYTNPSFWDTYRNKLVLLSIVSPDVTTEIIKTLIDKGENTGFIPTFFHGDHAAPFIAGTYLRGNTEFDVEMAFELLLNNAYKEDGPRPHIKEYIEKGYISDPDVENPKVETKAKAGVSKTLEYAYDDYSLAQMAKALGDEEKYEDLIKRSKNYKNVFDTSTNFMRGRLENGDWISPFDTEQPYYEYMYREANAWQVSFFAPHDMPELVKLYGGADNFEEKLDSLFTLPWNPDHIARNVASFIGQYSHGNQPAHEAPFSYYFVDKPEKSQEIIDNILENFYGVGEDGLALSGMDDAGEMSSWYVFSAMGLYPLSPADPEYLVTVPIFDKVLWNLPNGKTFTINKANEGRTLKQIMVNDTELQGYFISHDLFQKGGEVEVITK
- a CDS encoding glycoside hydrolase family 76 protein; this encodes MRILKFGIFFLSSMLFLISCSADDDGIDDVQEEEEEQPVEPGEEEDDEVADWGEVAENLQEQTYNIYLTSNGTFRQDNEGNENFNYWWNAHMLDVLIDGYERTGDESYLPKMKSLLEGIEVRNGNKYENVFIDDMEWLGIACLRTYKLTNDQQYKEVADLLWEETKQGWSDVHGGGIAWKTDTPNSKNACSNGPAAIFALYLYEIDQDEEDLEWAKKIYHWLKDTLVDPESGLVWDNIDYHDGEAIINRDWIFTYNVGTYIGAANLLHQATGEGMYLDDAIKSASSVVAPGELTTGGVLKNEGQGDGGLFKGILVRYFTQLALNPDLPDGKRNEFEEFVLFNAETLYHNGLTSAGLAGPNWNDEPSGRVDLSTQLSGVMLMEAKALLE
- a CDS encoding LacI family DNA-binding transcriptional regulator translates to MKKAKKHSVKGIAEKLNISPTTVSFVLNGKAKEKKISDEMIERVLAYVKEINYKPNQLAQSLRTGKSKIIVFMVEDISNHFFASIARKIEDLAYEKDYKVLFCSNENRDKKSRDLIQLFKDRQVDGYIINPSPGIRDDIEKLITENIPVILFDRYFPGLKTNYVGIDNEEASYRAALHLIENGFKKIGFITLATDQTQMANRKKGYLKAINENGFAHKVLEIEFEGGNHQRRKELIKDFIFKEDLDAIYFSTNYLTQSGLEVFKENSPELIDKFGILTFDDHEFFKIHTPTISAIAQPKDEMASELMKLMLGMLKNSNKNLPSKEIILSAKLFPRNSTIQKGK
- a CDS encoding glycoside hydrolase family 2 protein, with the protein product MNLTRLFLSYAFILCSNLIFAQWEPAGEKLKTEWANEVNPDNVLPEYPRPVMEREDWKNLNGLWEYSIADRNTDKPSVPDGEILVPFPIESSLSGVMKRVEPSQVLWYDRNFTIPQEWNGKNIKLNFGAVDWKTEIWINNVKIGSHTGGYTPFSFDITPFLKDGEQEISIRVWDPTNEGPQPRGKQVREPEGIYYTPVTGIWQTVWLEPVNRKSFKKINFTPDIDNNTVKLEAKTTDFQAGDIVEVIVLEDGKEINRSKFAAGESSDIFLSNPKLWSPESPFLYRTIIKLIRDKETVDEVKSYFAMRKISKKRDENGIVRMQLNNEDYFHFGPLDQGWWPDGLYTAPTDEALKYDIVKTKEMGYNMIRKHVKVEPARWYTHCDELGILVWQDMPSGDQQKDWQMRKYFEGNELVRSSESEEIFREEWQEIMDYLRPYPSIVMWVPFNEAWGQFKTEEITEWTSNYDPSRLINSASGGNHFQTGDILDLHQYPDPQLYLYDANRVTVLGEYGGIGLPMEGHLWATDKNWGYVQFESTKEVTDKYIEYAETLKDLVRAGFSGAVYTQTTDVEGEVNGLMTYDRKKDKMNIKRISKANQEVIDALNVK